A window of the Brassica napus cultivar Da-Ae chromosome C5, Da-Ae, whole genome shotgun sequence genome harbors these coding sequences:
- the LOC106397298 gene encoding probable galacturonosyltransferase-like 1, with product MSQHHLLILLSLLFIVFPNTISASQIIQKFKEAPQFYNSADCPILDPGNDDDDVSAKPIFCSRRAVHVAMTLDTAYIRGSVAAVLSVLQHSSCPENIVFHFVASASADASSLRSTVSASFPYLEFKVYVFNVSSVSRLISSSIRSALDCPLNYARSYLADLLPPCVRRVVYLDSDLILVDDIAKLAATDLGRDTVLAAPEYCNANFTSYFTSAFWSNPTLSLTFADRKACYFNTGVMVIDLSRWREGEYTARIEDWMAMQKRMRIYELGSLPPFLLVFAGLIKPVNHRWNQHGLGGDNFRGLCRDLHPGPVSLLHWSGKGKPWDRLDAGRPCPLDALWSPYDLLQTPFALDS from the coding sequence ATGTCCCAACATCATCTTCTCATTCTCCTCTCGCTTCTCTTCATTGTTTTTCCTAATACCATTTCCGCCTcccaaattattcaaaaattcaaagaaGCCCCACAGTTTTACAATTCTGCTGATTGCCCCATACTCGATCCCGGAAATGATGACGATGACGTGTCGGCGAAGCCAATATTCTGCTCTCGTCGAGCTGTCCACGTGGCGATGACACTCGACACAGCCTACATTCGCGGCTCAGTCGCCGCCGTCCTCTCCGTCCTCCAACACTCCTCTTGCCCGGAAAACATCGTCTTCCACTTCGTAGCCTCCGCTTCCGCCGACGCGTCGTCTCTACGCTCCACCGTCTCCGCCTCTTTCCCTTACCTCGAGTTCAAAGTCTACGTCTTCAACGTCTCCTCCGTCTCCCGTCTAATCTCCTCCTCCATCCGCTCCGCCTTAGACTGTCCCTTGAACTACGCCCGGAGCTACCTCGCCGATCTCCTCCCGCCGTGCGTCCGCCGCGTTGTGTACCTAGACTCCGATCTAATCCTCGTCGACGACATCGCCAAACTCGCCGCCACAGATCTCGGCCGAGACACCGTCCTCGCCGCGCCGGAGTACTGCAACGCTAACTTCACCTCCTACTTCACCTCAGCCTTCTGGTCTAACCCGACTCTCTCCTTAACGTTCGCCGATCGCAAGGCCTGCTACTTCAACACCGGAGTGATGGTGATCGATCTCTCGCGGTGGCGGGAAGGAGAGTACACGGCGCGCATCGAGGATTGGATGGCGATGCAAAAGCGAATGAGAATATACGAGCTCGGTTCATTACCGCCGTTTTTGTTGGTTTTCGCCGGTTTGATTAAACCGGTTAATCATAGGTGGAATCAGCACGGTTTGGGAGGAGATAACTTCAGGGGACTGTGCCGAGACTTGCATCCTGGTCCGGTGAGTCTGTTGCATTGGAGTGGGAAAGGTAAGCCATGGGATAGGTTAGACGCTGGTCGGCCTTGTCCGTTAGACGCGCTTTGGTCTCCGTATGATCTTCTTCAAACGCCGTTTGCTTTGGATTCTTGA
- the LOC106397006 gene encoding E3 ubiquitin-protein ligase RNF185, protein MSDVPSCSSGNNTNSDDSSNFECNICLDLAQDPIVTLCGHLFCWPCLYKWLHLHSTSSECPVCKAVIQEDRLVPLYGRGKSSTDPRSKSIPGIQVPNRPSGQRPETAQPPEPNHGFGHHGFGGFMGGFAAPVASARFGNVTLPAAFGGLIPSLFNLHFHGFPDAAMYGAAATASGSFPHGFSNPFHGGHSHMHSYQRYTGRQGQQDYHLKALLCFVFMVVVFSLILS, encoded by the coding sequence ATGTCTGATGTACCTTCTTGTTCTAGCGGCAACAATACAAACAGCGATGATTCGAGTAACTTTGAATGTAACATCTGCTTAGACTTGGCTCAAGACCCTATTGTGACTCTCTGTGGTCACTTGTTCTGCTGGCCTTGCCTATACAAATGGCTCCATCTCCACTCAACCTCAAGTGAATGTCCCGTTTGCAAAGCCGTGATCCAAGAAGACAGACTGGTTCCTTTGTACGGTAGAGGCAAATCATCTACCGATCCTAGGTCCAAGTCCATTCCTGGAATCCAAGTGCCGAACCGTCCATCGGGACAGAGACCCGAAACAGCGCAACCTCCCGAGCCAAACCATGGGTTTGGTCATCACGGTTTTGGAGGGTTCATGGGAGGTTTTGCAGCTCCGGTGGCGAGCGCTCGGTTCGGGAACGTTACGTTACCGGCAGCGTTTGGTGGTTTGATACCTTCGTTGTTCAACCTCCATTTCCATGGGTTCCCTGATGCAGCTATGTACGGAGCTGCTGCTACTGCTTCTGGTAGTTTCCCTCACGGGTTTTCGAACCCTTTCCATGGAGGACACTCGCATATGCATAGTTATCAACGGTACACGGGGCGACAAGGACAACAAGACTATCACTTGAAGGCATTGCTTTGCTTTGTTTTTATGGTCGTTGTGTTTTCCCTCATCTTAAGCTAG